In the genome of Paenibacillus pabuli, one region contains:
- a CDS encoding BclA C-terminal domain-containing protein, which yields MSDERKRVNIKAFLEGRSFRTGSPFIPITSSEVELFESSLTSLAVTIPAAISQPNATNILALQNSLRSLLHFITASSFRAGVKAELQSVLELTIAGSEVFPVPVINLAGNLQNLLDDLLSVSLLLEVPNVEKDKLVGLIRSISVSLSRATSSFGTSGTPGPPGPPGVPGVPGVPGVPGPAGPEGAAGPAGPVGSVGPQGVPGPKGLPGVGLYDISVFDPNQTPGYVQGQVVSYNGSLYAVNVNGPAGVPGSSPDYTLFLSGGTTGATGAGLTGSVPFDPALTPGYQAGQIVTFGGSTYIINVASPTGIPGSSPDYTLLTAAGATGATGATGVGLGGSIPFDPAVAPTYPEGQVVTFDGSTYITNVASPTGTPGSSADYTLLAGAGPTGTTGATGIGLSGILPFDPAVAPTYAVGQIVTFGGSTYITNAASPTGTPGTSPDYTLVAGAGVTGATGATGVGLNGAVPFDPAVSPMYPAGQVVTFDGSTYITNIASPTGTPGTSQNYSLLAGAGPTGLTGVTGTTGVGVTGSTGATGVTGATGVGVTGSTGDTGVTGATGAGLTGIVPFDPAVAPTYPAGQIVTLGGSTYIANVASPTGIPGTSPDYTLLAGAGATGATGATGVGVTGSTGVGLTGATGDTGVTGATGAGLTGVVPFDPGVAPTYPAGQIVTFGGSTYIANVASPTGIPDTSPDYTLLAGAGVTGATGDRGVTGATGAGLTGVVPFDPAVAPNYRAGQVVTFDGSTYIANLASPTGIPGTSLDYTLLAGVGATGATGSTGIGVTGATGVGVTGSAGATGVTGATGVGVTGSTGDTGGTGATGAGLTGVVPFDPAVAPTYPAGQVVTFDGSTYIANVASPTGTPGTSPDYTLLAGAGATGATGATGVGITGATGDTGVTGATGVGVTGSAGATGVTGATGVGLTGVVPFDPAVAPTYPAGQVVTFDGSTYIANVASPTGTPGTSPDYTLLAGVGATGATGATGIGVTGATGDIGVTGATGVGVTGSAGATGVTGATGVGITGSAGTTGITGATGVGVTGATGTTGITGATGIGLTGATGATGTTGATGIGVTGTTGTTGITGATGVGVTGSTGATGITGETGVGVTGATGTTGITGATGIGLTGATGATGITGATGVGVTGSTGATGITGATGIGVTGSTGATGITGETGIGVTGSTGTTGITGATGVGVTGSTGTTGITGATGVGVTGSTGATGITGATGVGVTGSTGDTGITGATGIGVTGSTGATGGTGTTGATGTSVTSNSAYGENTSGTILVILGGTLIPLPNNQNIGTGITINGGNDTFTLANAGRYYISYKINLTAALAIQSRILLNGTAIPASVVSPVLSLSQLQSDFIVTVTAGSTIQFQLFGLVATAVLSPPGATINIIQLS from the coding sequence ATGTCTGATGAAAGAAAAAGGGTGAATATTAAAGCTTTTTTGGAAGGCAGATCATTTCGAACGGGGTCACCGTTTATTCCAATAACATCGAGTGAAGTAGAGCTGTTTGAATCCAGTTTGACCTCATTGGCAGTGACTATTCCTGCAGCTATCAGTCAACCTAATGCGACTAATATTCTCGCGTTACAAAACAGTTTGCGAAGCCTACTGCATTTTATTACTGCCTCTAGTTTCCGAGCTGGGGTAAAAGCGGAGTTGCAATCCGTTCTGGAACTAACCATCGCAGGTTCTGAAGTTTTCCCTGTACCCGTTATTAATCTGGCTGGAAATTTACAAAATTTGCTGGATGATTTATTAAGTGTGAGTTTGCTTCTGGAAGTTCCAAATGTCGAAAAAGACAAACTGGTCGGATTGATTCGATCTATATCCGTATCATTGAGTCGTGCTACCAGTTCATTTGGTACATCAGGAACCCCTGGCCCTCCAGGTCCTCCGGGGGTTCCAGGGGTTCCTGGCGTACCCGGAGTGCCCGGTCCTGCCGGGCCAGAAGGAGCAGCAGGGCCTGCTGGTCCTGTAGGATCTGTAGGCCCCCAAGGCGTACCAGGTCCAAAGGGGTTGCCTGGAGTAGGGCTATATGATATTTCAGTGTTTGATCCGAATCAGACACCTGGCTATGTACAAGGTCAAGTGGTTTCATATAATGGCAGTCTTTATGCTGTGAATGTGAATGGACCTGCGGGTGTGCCTGGAAGTTCTCCAGACTATACCTTGTTTTTATCAGGAGGGACAACTGGAGCAACAGGGGCAGGTTTAACGGGTTCTGTTCCATTCGATCCGGCTCTCACACCAGGTTATCAGGCAGGACAAATTGTAACATTTGGCGGTAGTACCTATATTATTAATGTGGCATCGCCAACAGGAATACCGGGAAGCTCACCGGATTATACTTTGCTAACAGCAGCAGGGGCTACCGGTGCAACTGGAGCAACAGGAGTGGGGCTCGGTGGTTCTATTCCGTTTGATCCCGCAGTTGCACCGACGTATCCAGAGGGGCAAGTGGTAACATTTGACGGCAGCACTTATATTACGAATGTGGCTTCACCAACAGGAACTCCTGGCAGTTCTGCGGATTACACACTTTTAGCGGGTGCAGGACCTACAGGTACAACGGGAGCAACAGGCATAGGTTTAAGTGGAATATTACCTTTTGATCCTGCGGTAGCACCAACCTATGCAGTGGGTCAAATAGTGACGTTTGGTGGAAGTACGTATATTACCAATGCAGCCTCACCAACAGGAACCCCAGGTACATCACCAGACTACACATTGGTTGCTGGTGCGGGAGTTACTGGTGCAACCGGAGCAACGGGTGTGGGCTTGAATGGAGCAGTTCCGTTTGACCCAGCAGTATCACCGATGTATCCGGCTGGTCAAGTAGTAACTTTCGATGGCAGTACCTATATTACGAATATAGCCTCGCCAACCGGAACACCGGGAACATCACAGAATTATTCGTTGCTTGCTGGCGCAGGGCCAACTGGGCTTACGGGGGTAACGGGAACGACTGGAGTCGGCGTAACAGGGTCGACCGGAGCCACTGGCGTAACAGGAGCGACAGGAGTCGGTGTGACTGGCTCAACAGGGGATACCGGTGTAACAGGTGCAACAGGTGCTGGGTTGACGGGTATCGTCCCATTCGACCCGGCAGTAGCACCAACGTATCCAGCGGGTCAAATAGTGACGCTTGGTGGTAGCACGTATATTGCGAATGTCGCGTCGCCAACAGGAATCCCAGGTACGTCGCCGGATTATACATTACTGGCTGGCGCGGGAGCTACCGGTGCGACAGGTGCAACCGGAGTCGGCGTAACAGGGTCGACCGGTGTCGGTTTGACTGGCGCAACAGGGGATACCGGTGTAACGGGAGCGACAGGTGCTGGGTTGACGGGTGTCGTCCCATTCGACCCGGGAGTAGCGCCAACGTATCCAGCGGGTCAAATAGTGACGTTTGGTGGCAGCACGTATATTGCGAATGTCGCGTCGCCAACAGGAATCCCAGATACGTCGCCGGATTATACGTTACTAGCTGGCGCGGGAGTTACTGGTGCAACAGGAGATAGAGGGGTAACAGGAGCGACAGGCGCAGGCTTGACGGGCGTTGTCCCATTCGATCCGGCAGTAGCGCCAAACTACCGAGCGGGTCAAGTGGTAACGTTCGATGGTAGCACATATATTGCGAATCTAGCATCGCCAACGGGTATCCCAGGAACGTCGCTGGATTACACATTACTGGCTGGTGTTGGAGCTACTGGTGCGACAGGTTCAACCGGAATTGGTGTAACAGGTGCAACAGGAGTCGGCGTAACAGGGTCGGCCGGAGCTACTGGCGTAACAGGAGCGACAGGAGTCGGTGTGACTGGCTCAACAGGGGATACTGGTGGAACGGGAGCCACAGGCGCAGGCTTGACGGGAGTTGTCCCATTCGACCCGGCAGTAGCGCCAACGTATCCCGCGGGCCAAGTGGTAACGTTCGATGGCAGTACGTATATTGCGAATGTCGCGTCGCCAACAGGAACCCCAGGAACGTCGCCGGATTACACATTACTGGCTGGCGCGGGAGCGACCGGTGCGACAGGAGCAACCGGAGTTGGTATAACTGGCGCAACAGGAGATACCGGTGTAACAGGTGCAACAGGAGTCGGCGTAACAGGGTCGGCCGGAGCCACTGGCGTAACAGGAGCGACCGGTGTCGGTTTGACAGGTGTCGTCCCATTCGACCCGGCAGTAGCGCCAACGTATCCCGCGGGCCAAGTGGTAACGTTCGATGGCAGTACGTATATTGCGAATGTCGCGTCGCCAACAGGAACCCCAGGAACGTCGCCGGATTACACATTACTGGCTGGTGTTGGAGCTACTGGTGCGACAGGAGCAACCGGAATTGGTGTAACGGGCGCAACAGGAGATATCGGTGTAACAGGTGCAACAGGAGTCGGCGTAACAGGGTCGGCCGGAGCCACTGGCGTAACAGGAGCGACCGGAGTTGGTATAACAGGGTCGGCCGGAACCACTGGGATAACAGGTGCAACCGGAGTCGGTGTAACAGGCGCAACCGGAACCACTGGGATAACGGGAGCGACAGGAATTGGTTTAACCGGCGCAACCGGAGCCACCGGGACAACAGGAGCTACAGGAATTGGTGTAACGGGTACCACCGGAACCACCGGCATAACGGGCGCAACAGGAGTCGGCGTAACAGGCTCAACAGGGGCTACTGGGATAACAGGAGAAACAGGAGTCGGTGTAACAGGCGCAACCGGAACCACTGGGATAACGGGAGCGACAGGAATTGGTTTAACCGGCGCAACCGGAGCCACCGGCATAACAGGAGCGACAGGAGTTGGCGTAACAGGTTCCACCGGAGCCACCGGGATAACAGGAGCGACAGGGATCGGTGTAACAGGATCAACAGGGGCTACCGGGATAACAGGAGAAACAGGAATCGGTGTAACGGGTTCAACCGGAACCACCGGCATAACAGGAGCTACAGGAGTTGGTGTAACGGGTTCAACCGGAACCACCGGCATAACAGGAGCGACAGGAGTCGGTGTAACAGGATCAACAGGGGCTACCGGCATAACAGGAGCGACAGGAGTCGGCGTAACAGGATCAACCGGAGATACCGGCATAACAGGAGCGACAGGAATTGGTGTAACAGGTTCAACAGGAGCCACCGGAGGTACAGGAACAACGGGTGCAACAGGAACCTCAGTAACATCTAACTCGGCTTACGGTGAGAACACAAGTGGGACCATTCTAGTAATTTTGGGTGGAACACTGATTCCATTGCCGAATAACCAAAATATTGGCACTGGCATAACCATTAATGGTGGGAATGACACCTTCACTCTGGCCAATGCAGGACGCTACTATATCTCATATAAAATTAATCTGACAGCCGCACTTGCCATCCAATCCCGTATCTTGCTTAACGGGACAGCAATTCCAGCAAGTGTTGTATCACCAGTGCTCTCTCTCAGTCAGTTGCAATCTGATTTTATTGTAACGGTTACTGCTGGATCTACAATCCAGTTCCAATTATTTGGGTTAGTTGCTACTGCTGTTCTATCTCCTCCAGGAGCTACAATTAACATCATTCAATTAAGTTAA
- a CDS encoding ATP-binding protein produces MWVINWKYRSSFSFWRSLVGKLWITIICLVGCVLIALGLFLLPYIDTNFAESESRDIKRLFTYVCIIGFSLTTFFALFLFTKITQPMQQLIQAANAIRKGNYGTRLSLVTSDEIGELGNTFNHMAAQLEDNIRNLNHEKEHLASVLRSMTDAVVTFDGEGKVILTNPPGEKIMQAWCDLDWAQMGERQDSENAVSSSREVPEPLVPLYKMVMEQGGDQNSNVHVQQGVWSVQMAPLYADSVVRGAVAVLRDVTEEVRLEKMRRDFVANVSHEIRTPLSMMQGYSEALLDGMAASPEESEELIQVIHDESLRMGRLVKDLLDLARMEAGHTDMAVKEVDLVELLERIYRKFSVRSKEQDIHLQFECSRSSIELHQADEDRLEQVFTNLLDNAFRHTPSGKNVVISADLLTDIRTPSARVIVKDEGVGIPSSDLPFIFERFYKADKARVRGESVGTGLGLAIVKNIVDAHHGTINVNSVIGEGTEFILQFPVDSSK; encoded by the coding sequence GTGTGGGTTATAAACTGGAAGTACCGAAGTAGTTTTAGTTTCTGGAGATCGCTGGTCGGGAAATTATGGATTACGATTATTTGCCTTGTGGGCTGTGTACTCATAGCATTGGGTCTTTTTTTGCTGCCGTATATCGATACGAATTTTGCGGAGTCTGAGTCGAGAGATATCAAACGTTTGTTTACGTATGTTTGTATTATCGGATTCAGCTTGACGACCTTTTTTGCGCTGTTTCTTTTTACAAAAATTACACAGCCGATGCAGCAGCTAATTCAGGCAGCTAATGCGATTCGGAAAGGAAATTACGGTACACGTCTCTCCCTTGTGACGAGCGATGAGATTGGAGAATTAGGCAATACTTTTAACCATATGGCTGCACAACTGGAAGATAACATTCGCAACCTTAACCACGAGAAAGAACATCTGGCGAGTGTGCTCCGAAGCATGACCGATGCAGTAGTTACATTCGACGGTGAGGGGAAAGTGATTTTGACGAACCCACCTGGCGAGAAAATCATGCAAGCTTGGTGTGATTTGGACTGGGCACAGATGGGTGAGAGACAGGATTCGGAGAATGCTGTGAGTTCTTCACGAGAGGTGCCGGAACCACTCGTTCCTTTGTATAAAATGGTGATGGAGCAAGGTGGCGACCAGAACTCTAACGTGCATGTGCAGCAGGGAGTCTGGTCTGTTCAAATGGCGCCTTTATATGCGGATAGTGTGGTACGGGGTGCTGTTGCTGTCCTTCGTGACGTAACGGAAGAAGTGCGACTGGAGAAAATGCGTCGTGATTTTGTAGCAAATGTATCCCATGAAATACGTACTCCGCTATCCATGATGCAAGGTTATAGTGAAGCTCTTTTGGATGGAATGGCGGCTTCTCCAGAGGAAAGTGAAGAGTTAATTCAAGTGATTCATGATGAGTCTTTGCGTATGGGCAGATTGGTTAAAGATTTGCTTGATCTTGCCCGAATGGAAGCGGGGCATACGGATATGGCCGTGAAGGAAGTAGACTTGGTCGAATTGCTGGAACGGATATACAGAAAGTTCTCCGTACGTTCTAAAGAACAGGATATCCATCTTCAATTTGAATGCAGTCGGTCTTCCATTGAACTTCATCAGGCCGATGAGGATCGACTTGAACAGGTATTTACAAATTTGCTGGATAATGCGTTTCGGCATACTCCATCGGGCAAAAATGTTGTCATATCGGCAGACTTGTTAACAGATATCAGGACACCTTCAGCCAGGGTAATAGTAAAAGATGAGGGTGTAGGCATTCCATCCTCAGATTTACCTTTCATTTTTGAACGATTCTATAAAGCGGATAAGGCTCGTGTTCGAGGTGAAAGTGTGGGTACAGGACTGGGGCTTGCAATTGTAAAAAATATAGTAGATGCGCATCATGGGACCATTAACGTTAATAGTGTAATTGGCGAAGGTACAGAGTTTATTTTACAATTTCCTGTGGATTCTTCGAAATAG
- a CDS encoding response regulator transcription factor: MAEHENRILVVDDEERIRRLLKMYLEKEGYEIDEAEDGETALRKATAGDYGLILLDVMLPGMDGVEVCTRLRQVKSTPVLMLTAKGEEINRVQGFEVGADDYVVKPFSPREVIYRVKAILRRSSATAYLSKESNSSNNIVFPHLVIEHDAHRVTAGGEEISLTPKEYELLHYLATSPDKVFSREELLKDVWNYEFFGDLRTVDTHVKRLREKLNKVSPESAAMITTVWGVGYKLEVPK, translated from the coding sequence ATGGCTGAACATGAGAACCGCATATTAGTCGTGGACGACGAGGAAAGAATCCGACGGCTTTTGAAAATGTATCTCGAAAAAGAAGGTTATGAAATCGATGAAGCAGAGGATGGGGAAACTGCACTGCGAAAAGCAACTGCAGGCGACTATGGTCTGATTTTGCTTGATGTGATGTTGCCGGGAATGGACGGTGTTGAAGTATGTACCCGTTTGCGTCAGGTTAAATCAACCCCGGTTTTAATGCTTACTGCAAAAGGCGAAGAGATAAACCGCGTTCAGGGCTTTGAAGTTGGAGCAGATGATTATGTCGTTAAACCGTTCAGTCCACGTGAAGTGATTTACCGGGTGAAGGCGATTCTGCGTCGATCTTCTGCGACAGCGTATCTGTCCAAGGAGAGTAATTCAAGCAACAATATTGTGTTTCCCCATTTGGTTATCGAACATGATGCTCATCGCGTAACCGCAGGTGGGGAAGAGATCAGTCTAACACCGAAAGAATATGAACTGCTGCATTATCTCGCGACATCTCCAGATAAAGTTTTCTCCAGAGAAGAGCTGCTGAAGGATGTATGGAACTATGAATTCTTTGGTGATCTTCGTACCGTGGATACGCATGTGAAGCGTCTTCGCGAGAAGTTAAACAAGGTTTCGCCAGAATCAGCGGCGATGATTACGACGGTGTGGGGTGTGGGTTATAAACTGGAAGTACCGAAGTAG
- the ccsA gene encoding cytochrome c biogenesis protein CcsA, giving the protein MSLLDFSSDTFIVSFFLYCAAFILYGVAVMGKKWSNRDSQAHVERWGKRAFIASTVALAAHLIFFGTRWAGAGHIPVSNMYEFMSFLSMMIMVAFIVVYAIYRKSLLGLFALPLTIIIMAYAAVFPQEVQPLIPALQSIWLKIHVTLAALGEAFFAVGFAAGFMYLLRTVDFSGKDKSSRRQRGWIEFTMITIVVVVGFIGSVFAFRASGYEAVFVQKTTSIDTEVQENSTIEKVIYRMPPIFAPYQSEVESMKPFLGMKEPLLETPSWMNGVNAGRKLNTVVWSLIVGLILYGLIRLIVRRPLGQALQPMLDGIDADDLDEISYRAIAIGFPIFTLGALIFAMIWAQIAWSRFWGWDPKEVWALITWLYYSVYLHLRLSRGWQGRKSAWLAVLGFLVVMFTLVGVNLIIAGLHSYAGAD; this is encoded by the coding sequence ATGAGTTTATTGGATTTCAGCAGCGACACATTTATCGTATCTTTTTTTCTATATTGTGCTGCATTTATATTATATGGCGTTGCCGTTATGGGCAAAAAATGGAGTAATCGTGATTCACAGGCTCATGTAGAACGTTGGGGAAAGCGGGCTTTTATCGCTTCAACGGTTGCTCTGGCTGCACATCTTATCTTTTTTGGCACACGCTGGGCTGGAGCAGGCCATATTCCAGTAAGTAATATGTATGAGTTTATGAGTTTTCTATCGATGATGATTATGGTCGCTTTTATTGTAGTCTACGCCATTTATCGCAAGTCGTTGTTAGGACTATTTGCATTGCCACTGACCATCATTATTATGGCGTATGCAGCCGTATTTCCACAGGAAGTACAGCCGCTGATTCCTGCTTTGCAATCCATATGGCTCAAGATCCACGTGACGTTGGCCGCGCTTGGAGAGGCTTTCTTCGCCGTAGGGTTTGCGGCGGGATTCATGTACTTGTTACGTACAGTCGACTTTAGTGGCAAGGACAAATCATCCAGGCGCCAGCGTGGATGGATCGAATTCACAATGATTACGATTGTGGTCGTCGTGGGATTTATCGGGTCGGTATTTGCATTCCGCGCATCCGGGTATGAGGCGGTTTTTGTTCAAAAGACCACTAGCATTGACACAGAGGTACAGGAAAATAGTACAATAGAGAAAGTGATTTATCGCATGCCTCCTATTTTTGCACCTTATCAGAGCGAAGTGGAGAGCATGAAACCGTTTCTTGGCATGAAGGAACCTCTGCTTGAGACACCTTCCTGGATGAACGGAGTTAATGCTGGACGTAAACTGAATACGGTAGTCTGGTCTTTGATTGTAGGGCTGATCTTATATGGACTAATTCGTCTAATTGTAAGAAGACCGCTTGGACAAGCACTGCAGCCAATGCTGGATGGCATTGATGCCGATGATCTTGATGAGATTAGTTATCGCGCCATTGCTATCGGATTCCCTATATTTACATTGGGAGCATTAATTTTCGCTATGATCTGGGCCCAGATTGCATGGAGCCGCTTCTGGGGATGGGACCCTAAAGAGGTGTGGGCACTGATAACATGGTTATATTATAGTGTGTACCTGCATTTGCGTTTGTCCAGAGGCTGGCAGGGCCGCAAGTCTGCCTGGCTAGCAGTACTTGGATTTTTGGTCGTGATGTTTACACTCGTTGGTGTGAATTTGATCATCGCCGGGTTGCATTCTTATGCAGGGGCAGACTAG
- the resB gene encoding cytochrome c biogenesis protein ResB, with product MFQNTKCECGHQNPVGTVLCEACGKPLQEAEVKSGEVLEMRYDGMARRSQRTNPKIIDRIWNFFSSVKIAVYMIVFTLVGSMLGTIYPQESTFLNIDPSVYYKDTYGQLGHIYYLLGLSHTYESWWFILLLVLIGASLVICSLDRVLPLYKALNKQKIRKHMQFLTRQRLVYQGSIDEASEDWIKKAVTPLKKKGYRVHTEGSALLAEKQRFSRWGPYVIHIGLIIFLLAVLARGLPGLNLDEHVAFPEGEIKKIPNTSMYLKNEQFNVEFYSEDEVPEQFRNLNKTVPKLFETKVVLYECTADCSDPSKKPQLTEVDRHDVRVNHPLNYKGLKAYQFDYDLTPTIRSVTPDLVNAQTGEKYGAIQIAMVDTQRTFEAGPYNLTVKEKYMDFGLDENGEPKSKSPSPNAPAFLFNIKGPDLPEEGMQYLYFAKQIDKQRFQQDAINKQLNGGEIPLQLEVDSMDKVDIIQSVSYLNIRIDKAMPFVWVGAGIVMLGLVMGFYWHHRRIWIRIDDRQLTLGGHTNKNWFGFRREVAAVLKHMNVEVDEKSLDNGGNQT from the coding sequence GTGTTCCAAAATACGAAGTGTGAGTGTGGACACCAAAATCCGGTGGGCACTGTGCTGTGTGAAGCATGCGGCAAGCCGCTGCAGGAGGCTGAGGTCAAATCGGGTGAAGTATTGGAAATGCGTTATGATGGCATGGCTCGTCGTTCGCAACGTACAAATCCCAAAATAATTGATCGTATCTGGAATTTTTTCTCATCGGTCAAAATTGCTGTTTATATGATTGTGTTTACGCTTGTAGGTTCCATGCTGGGAACGATCTATCCACAAGAAAGTACATTTCTGAATATTGATCCATCCGTATATTACAAGGACACATACGGTCAGTTGGGTCATATCTATTATCTGCTGGGTCTGTCACATACATACGAATCCTGGTGGTTTATTTTGCTGTTAGTGCTAATTGGTGCTTCCTTGGTCATATGCAGCCTTGACCGGGTACTTCCACTGTACAAAGCGCTGAATAAACAGAAAATACGCAAACACATGCAGTTTCTTACACGCCAGCGACTGGTGTACCAAGGCTCCATAGATGAGGCATCAGAAGACTGGATTAAGAAAGCGGTTACGCCGCTTAAAAAGAAAGGTTATCGTGTGCATACCGAGGGTAGTGCATTGCTGGCTGAGAAACAGAGATTCAGTCGCTGGGGACCTTATGTCATTCATATCGGTTTGATTATCTTTCTGCTGGCAGTACTTGCCCGAGGACTTCCCGGGCTGAATCTGGATGAGCATGTTGCTTTTCCCGAAGGGGAAATCAAGAAAATACCGAATACCTCCATGTATTTGAAGAATGAACAGTTTAATGTTGAATTCTACAGTGAAGATGAGGTTCCGGAGCAATTCCGTAATTTGAACAAAACCGTTCCAAAACTGTTTGAAACCAAAGTGGTGTTGTACGAATGTACGGCAGATTGCTCGGATCCTTCGAAAAAGCCTCAATTGACAGAGGTGGATCGGCATGATGTTCGAGTGAACCATCCACTGAATTACAAGGGATTAAAAGCATATCAGTTTGATTATGATCTGACGCCGACGATTCGTTCGGTAACGCCTGATTTGGTTAATGCCCAGACAGGTGAGAAGTACGGAGCAATTCAAATTGCTATGGTGGATACGCAGCGAACGTTTGAAGCTGGACCCTATAATCTGACTGTAAAAGAAAAATACATGGATTTTGGGCTGGATGAAAATGGAGAGCCCAAATCAAAATCCCCTTCACCTAATGCACCTGCCTTTCTATTTAACATCAAGGGGCCCGATTTGCCCGAAGAGGGAATGCAGTACTTGTATTTTGCAAAGCAGATAGATAAACAGCGTTTTCAGCAGGACGCAATTAACAAACAGTTGAATGGAGGAGAAATACCGTTGCAGCTAGAGGTTGACAGCATGGATAAAGTTGACATCATTCAATCCGTGAGTTACCTCAATATTCGTATTGATAAGGCCATGCCTTTTGTGTGGGTCGGAGCAGGAATTGTCATGTTGGGTCTGGTTATGGGCTTTTACTGGCACCATCGACGTATTTGGATTCGGATTGATGATAGACAGCTCACCCTAGGCGGCCATACGAACAAAAACTGGTTTGGCTTCAGGCGTGAGGTTGCAGCCGTGTTAAAACATATGAATGTGGAAGTGGATGAGAAGTCGTTGGATAACGGGGGGAACCAAACATGA
- a CDS encoding redoxin domain-containing protein produces MGKSRRAVQIVILLLILVLGGYAITTSVSGSNGKPKEGDKAPSFELLGLDGEVHTSEEYKGKSMVINFWGTWCEPCVKEMPALQAQADKWKDQGVQFVGINVGEDQMTVENFVRQVGVTFPIMLDRDKNSIRDYGISPMPTTFFVSNTGKISTIHIGQLDLDTLDAQISQLAKQP; encoded by the coding sequence ATGGGGAAATCAAGAAGAGCGGTGCAAATCGTCATTTTGTTATTGATCCTGGTGTTGGGCGGATATGCGATTACTACATCGGTATCCGGCTCGAACGGCAAGCCAAAAGAAGGAGATAAGGCTCCTTCTTTTGAACTGCTGGGCCTGGATGGAGAAGTTCATACGTCTGAGGAATACAAAGGCAAATCCATGGTGATCAACTTCTGGGGAACATGGTGCGAGCCTTGTGTCAAAGAGATGCCTGCGCTACAAGCACAAGCGGACAAATGGAAGGACCAGGGTGTTCAATTCGTTGGAATCAATGTTGGGGAAGACCAGATGACTGTAGAAAATTTTGTTCGACAGGTGGGCGTTACGTTTCCGATTATGCTCGACCGTGACAAAAACTCGATCCGGGATTATGGCATATCTCCTATGCCAACGACATTTTTTGTCTCGAACACGGGTAAAATATCCACCATTCATATCGGTCAACTTGATTTGGACACACTTGACGCTCAAATTTCACAACTGGCGAAGCAGCCCTGA
- a CDS encoding pseudouridine synthase: protein MERLQKIIAQAGIASRRKSEELILSGKVEVNGEVVTELGTKANPEEDMITVNGKPIRSEKKVYMMLNKPKGVITSASDPEGRKIVSDYLKGVKERVYPVGRLDYDTEGLLILTNDGEFAHLLTHPKHHVPKTYLATVKGVPHGTALEKLKTGIMLDDGMTAPAEVEYKDVDTAGNEAVISITIYEGRNRQVRRMFEAINHPVTRLKRISFGGILLQNLKRGLTRNLTKEEVNNLITLAKSEPAKKMKKR from the coding sequence ATGGAAAGATTACAAAAAATTATTGCACAGGCAGGCATTGCATCCCGCCGCAAGAGCGAGGAATTGATCCTGTCCGGCAAAGTAGAAGTTAACGGGGAGGTCGTAACCGAACTGGGTACGAAAGCGAACCCCGAAGAGGATATGATTACGGTAAATGGTAAACCGATCCGCAGTGAAAAGAAAGTGTACATGATGCTGAACAAACCGAAGGGTGTTATTACAAGTGCTTCAGACCCGGAAGGTCGGAAAATTGTATCCGACTATCTTAAAGGTGTCAAAGAACGTGTGTATCCCGTGGGTCGTCTGGATTATGACACAGAAGGTTTGCTCATTCTGACAAATGATGGGGAATTTGCTCATTTGCTTACACATCCGAAGCATCACGTGCCGAAGACGTACCTGGCAACCGTTAAAGGGGTTCCACATGGTACTGCCTTGGAGAAATTAAAGACAGGCATTATGCTGGATGATGGTATGACCGCTCCTGCTGAGGTTGAGTACAAGGATGTAGACACTGCTGGAAATGAAGCTGTAATCTCCATCACGATTTACGAAGGTCGTAACCGTCAGGTTCGACGTATGTTCGAAGCGATTAACCATCCGGTAACACGTCTGAAACGGATTTCGTTTGGTGGTATTTTGCTTCAAAACCTGAAACGCGGACTCACACGTAATCTAACCAAAGAAGAAGTCAACAACCTGATTACGCTCGCAAAATCAGAACCCGCCAAAAAAATGAAAAAAAGGTAA